A single window of Cetobacterium sp. 8H DNA harbors:
- a CDS encoding ABC transporter ATP-binding protein → MAKVILKNIEKSYPNGFKAVHGINLEIKDGEFMVFVGPSGCAKSTTLRMIAGLEDITAGEIYIGDKLVNELPPKDRGIAMVFQNYALYPHMTVYENMAFGLKMAKVSKEEIAKRVKEAAEKLEITDLLSRKPKEMSGGQRQRVAVGRAIVRKPDVFLFDEPLSNLDAKLRVSMRVRITQLHKQLKEEGQSATMIYVTHDQVEAMTMGDRICVLNYGQIMQVDTPLNLYNKPENKFVAGFIGSPAMNIVKAKLISKDDSTYIELSNKDKLKLPKEKAEKVCNDIGKEVWFGIRPENIGNENMVLNENDRPLSGKINIVEEMGNEEFIYFMLGEVQYTARIPVDKLTTASFNQKENFYFDMNKCHLFDIETEKNLTI, encoded by the coding sequence ATGGCTAAAGTAATATTAAAAAATATAGAAAAAAGTTATCCTAATGGATTTAAAGCTGTTCATGGAATAAATTTAGAAATAAAAGATGGTGAATTTATGGTATTTGTGGGACCATCTGGATGTGCAAAATCAACAACACTTAGAATGATAGCTGGATTGGAAGATATTACAGCCGGAGAAATTTATATAGGAGATAAACTTGTAAATGAATTACCTCCTAAGGATAGAGGGATTGCGATGGTATTTCAAAACTATGCTCTTTATCCTCATATGACAGTTTATGAGAATATGGCATTTGGATTAAAAATGGCTAAAGTCTCAAAAGAAGAAATTGCTAAAAGAGTTAAAGAAGCAGCAGAAAAACTTGAGATAACAGATCTGTTATCTAGAAAGCCAAAGGAGATGTCGGGAGGACAAAGGCAAAGGGTGGCTGTAGGAAGAGCAATAGTTAGAAAACCTGATGTATTTCTTTTTGACGAACCACTATCAAATTTGGATGCGAAGTTGAGGGTTTCTATGAGAGTTAGGATCACCCAGCTTCATAAGCAATTAAAAGAAGAAGGGCAAAGTGCAACAATGATCTATGTAACTCATGACCAAGTTGAAGCTATGACTATGGGTGATAGAATTTGTGTTCTGAACTATGGGCAAATTATGCAAGTAGATACTCCGTTGAATCTGTATAATAAACCTGAAAATAAATTTGTAGCTGGATTTATTGGTTCTCCTGCAATGAATATTGTGAAAGCTAAATTAATTTCAAAAGACGATTCAACTTATATTGAATTATCAAATAAAGACAAGTTAAAGCTTCCAAAAGAAAAAGCAGAGAAGGTTTGTAATGATATAGGAAAAGAAGTGTGGTTTGGGATAAGACCGGAAAATATAGGAAATGAAAATATGGTATTAAATGAAAATGATAGACCTCTTTCTGGAAAGATAAATATAGTTGAAGAAATGGGAAATGAAGAATTTATATATTTCATGCTAGGAGAGGTTCAATATACAGCTAGAATACCTGTAGATAAACTGACGACAGCTAGTTTTAATCAAAAAGAAAATTTTTATTTTGATATGAATAAGTGTCATTTATTTGACATTGAAACAGAAAAAAATTTGACTATATAA
- the minC gene encoding septum site-determining protein MinC has translation MSDCVILKGKKDRLIVQLDSNIDFASLKDKFSEKIKQAESFIGSAKIAIEFTNRKLTEVEENILINIINKETSIDIAFVFSEKSIFSELPISQLPFNSIKDVTDEGTTKFYKGTLRSGHNLEFDGNVVILGDVNPGAIIRSKGNVLVLGYLNGTVYAGEDDGTEAFVGAFSLNPIQIKIGQIIAKNPSSNILDANKVKKTTDFEIAFLKNGNIFIEKFNKTTLEHMVKI, from the coding sequence ATGAGCGACTGTGTAATTTTAAAAGGAAAAAAAGACAGATTAATTGTACAATTAGACAGCAACATTGATTTTGCTTCTTTAAAAGATAAATTTTCTGAAAAGATTAAACAGGCAGAATCATTTATAGGAAGCGCAAAAATAGCTATAGAATTTACTAATAGAAAATTAACTGAAGTAGAAGAAAATATTTTAATAAACATAATAAATAAAGAAACAAGTATAGACATAGCATTTGTTTTTTCAGAGAAATCAATTTTTTCAGAATTACCAATTTCACAATTACCATTTAATTCAATAAAAGATGTAACAGATGAAGGAACTACAAAGTTTTATAAAGGGACTCTTCGTTCAGGACATAACCTTGAATTTGATGGAAATGTAGTTATTTTAGGAGACGTAAATCCAGGGGCTATTATTAGATCAAAAGGGAATGTACTTGTTTTAGGTTACTTGAATGGAACTGTTTATGCTGGAGAGGATGATGGGACAGAAGCGTTTGTAGGAGCATTCTCATTAAATCCAATTCAAATAAAAATAGGACAGATAATAGCTAAAAATCCAAGTTCAAACATATTAGATGCAAATAAAGTGAAGAAAACCACAGATTTTGAGATTGCATTTTTAAAAAATGGAAATATATTTATAGAAAAATTTAACAAAACTACTTTAGAACACATGGTTAAAATATAA
- the minD gene encoding septum site-determining protein MinD, with protein sequence MGKVIVITSGKGGVGKTTSSANLGAALAMQNQKTLLIDTDIGLRNLDVVMGLENRIVYDLIDIIEGNCKPRQAIIKDKRNENLHLLPAAQSKDKNAVTPEQMKELIESLKEEFDYILVDCPAGIEQGFRNAIAAAEEAYVVTTPEISAVRDADRIIGLLEANEIKNPKLIVNRLRVDMVKDGNMLSVEDVTDILGIKPIGIVPDDENIVISTNKGEPLVYRGESLAAKAYTNIAIRTLGQTVEFLDLDPKVGFFHKIKEIFKK encoded by the coding sequence ATGGGAAAAGTTATAGTAATTACTTCAGGAAAAGGTGGAGTAGGGAAGACGACTAGTAGCGCAAACCTAGGAGCAGCACTAGCTATGCAAAATCAAAAGACACTTTTAATTGATACAGATATTGGACTAAGAAATTTAGATGTTGTAATGGGATTAGAAAATAGAATTGTATATGATTTAATAGATATTATTGAGGGGAACTGTAAACCAAGACAGGCAATTATTAAAGATAAAAGAAATGAAAACTTGCATCTTTTACCAGCAGCTCAGTCAAAAGACAAGAATGCAGTTACACCAGAACAGATGAAAGAATTAATAGAATCTCTTAAAGAGGAGTTTGATTATATCTTAGTTGATTGTCCTGCAGGAATAGAGCAAGGATTTAGAAATGCTATAGCAGCAGCAGAAGAAGCTTATGTGGTAACAACACCTGAAATTTCAGCAGTTAGAGATGCGGATCGTATTATTGGTTTATTAGAAGCAAATGAAATAAAAAATCCTAAGTTAATAGTAAATCGTTTAAGAGTTGATATGGTTAAAGATGGAAATATGCTTAGTGTAGAAGATGTTACAGATATTTTAGGGATAAAACCTATAGGAATTGTTCCAGATGATGAAAATATAGTTATATCAACAAATAAAGGAGAGCCATTAGTTTATAGAGGTGAATCTTTAGCAGCAAAAGCTTATACAAATATTGCAATAAGAACTTTGGGTCAAACTGTAGAGTTTTTGGATTTAGATCCAAAAGTTGGGTTTTTTCATAAGATAAAAGAAATATTTAAAAAGTAA
- the minE gene encoding cell division topological specificity factor MinE, giving the protein MGFLNFFNKEKSSSVAKDRLKLVLIHDRAMLSPKILEMLKDELIAVISKYVDIDRDALNIEVSQESEVGRETALVANIPIKIKK; this is encoded by the coding sequence ATGGGATTTTTAAATTTCTTTAACAAGGAGAAATCAAGCTCAGTAGCTAAAGATCGTTTAAAATTAGTTTTAATTCACGATAGAGCAATGTTGTCTCCGAAAATACTTGAGATGTTAAAAGATGAATTGATTGCAGTTATTTCGAAATATGTGGACATTGATAGAGATGCTTTGAATATAGAGGTTTCTCAGGAGTCAGAAGTAGGAAGAGAAACAGCATTAGTTGCAAACATACCAATAAAAATAAAAAAATAG
- a CDS encoding NAD(P)/FAD-dependent oxidoreductase: MNYDCIVVGSGAAGLTVSFGLKATGKKVLLIEKDQPGGECTWNGCIPSKSFISYSKKEIDLKTALEKVREKILEVAKTEDSETISQKGIDFIKGKATFVSKTEVEVAGKIYQAKNIVIATGSRAFIPKIKGLEKVEFLTNENFFKQTSNFKSIIMIGGGVISLELSFALKRLGVEVTILELGKKFLSIEDPEIGEFYKKRLIQEGIELVLDCGEITIEKINNMVVTKCSRGEYQADKLFLSVGRAPNLEELNLDKIGISFDKKGILTNECLQTTIKEIYAVGDIVGPYRFSHIAGYHGETVVRNIVFPYIKKKIEYKNISWTMFSSPEFARVGINEEEAKNKGLEINIYTLSEKENDRSIVSLEEKFYLKVICDKKFNILGASCIGERAGEIINLLQILKSQNIKFYKMVNSIQAYPTYGDSVRKLAKKAYGDYLKKIFSFKL, encoded by the coding sequence ATGAATTACGATTGTATAGTAGTAGGAAGTGGAGCTGCAGGTTTAACTGTATCTTTTGGATTGAAAGCAACGGGGAAAAAAGTACTTTTAATTGAGAAAGATCAACCTGGTGGAGAATGTACTTGGAATGGATGTATTCCTTCTAAAAGTTTTATTTCTTATTCCAAGAAAGAGATAGATTTAAAAACAGCCTTAGAAAAAGTCAGAGAAAAAATATTGGAAGTAGCTAAAACGGAGGATTCAGAAACAATTTCACAAAAAGGCATTGATTTTATTAAAGGAAAAGCTACTTTTGTTTCAAAAACGGAAGTAGAAGTTGCTGGAAAAATATATCAAGCAAAAAATATTGTTATAGCAACTGGAAGCAGAGCTTTTATTCCTAAAATAAAAGGATTAGAAAAAGTTGAATTTTTGACGAATGAAAATTTTTTTAAACAGACAAGTAATTTTAAAAGTATTATAATGATTGGTGGTGGAGTAATTTCTTTAGAATTATCTTTTGCTTTAAAACGACTAGGAGTTGAAGTAACAATACTAGAGTTAGGGAAAAAATTTCTTTCAATTGAGGATCCTGAAATAGGAGAATTCTATAAAAAAAGATTAATACAAGAAGGAATAGAATTAGTATTGGATTGTGGCGAGATAACGATTGAGAAAATAAATAATATGGTTGTTACAAAGTGCTCTAGAGGTGAATACCAAGCAGATAAATTATTTTTATCAGTTGGAAGAGCACCTAATCTAGAGGAATTAAATTTAGATAAAATAGGAATTTCTTTTGATAAAAAAGGTATTCTAACAAATGAATGTCTCCAGACAACAATAAAAGAGATATATGCAGTAGGAGATATTGTTGGACCTTATAGATTCTCCCATATTGCAGGATATCATGGAGAAACAGTTGTGAGAAATATAGTATTTCCATATATAAAGAAAAAGATAGAGTATAAAAATATTTCGTGGACAATGTTTAGTTCACCAGAGTTTGCAAGAGTGGGAATTAATGAAGAGGAAGCTAAAAATAAAGGATTAGAAATAAATATATACACTCTTTCGGAAAAAGAAAATGATAGAAGTATTGTATCGCTTGAAGAAAAGTTTTATTTAAAAGTTATTTGTGACAAGAAGTTTAATATTTTAGGAGCTAGTTGTATTGGGGAAAGAGCTGGAGAGATAATTAATTTACTTCAAATTTTAAAAAGTCAAAATATAAAATTCTATAAAATGGTCAATTCTATTCAAGCATATCCAACATATGGGGATTCAGTAAGAAAACTTGCTAAAAAAGCTTATGGGGATTACTTGAAAAAAATATTTTCATTTAAATTATAA
- a CDS encoding DMT family transporter, producing MKKENLSKLLLLLVAMIWGSGFPATKIILDTGVKPFEFLAIRFFVTAVVMLFIMRIKKIDIKKEEVMIGAIAGIILFAAFSLQTIGLVYTTSSKNAFITGANVIFVPYITWILTKQKPKLIYYISSVICFIGIGILSFEKNLTINFGDFLTFLCAICFALQISTIGSKIKGKNPFSINTFQMLSAGIVSIFANIFFENATILSRSYDLKQVIALGYIITFNTFICYSIQTFAQKDIEPSKVSLILTTEIIFGAIFSVLILGDKLNLQLILGGVLIFLSIILTELKKS from the coding sequence ATGAAAAAAGAGAATTTAAGCAAATTATTATTACTTTTGGTAGCTATGATATGGGGAAGTGGTTTTCCTGCAACTAAAATTATTTTAGATACAGGGGTAAAACCTTTTGAATTTTTAGCAATTAGATTTTTTGTAACAGCTGTAGTTATGCTTTTTATTATGAGAATAAAGAAGATAGATATAAAAAAAGAAGAGGTTATGATTGGAGCTATTGCAGGAATAATATTGTTTGCAGCATTTAGTTTACAAACTATAGGATTAGTTTATACAACATCATCAAAAAATGCTTTTATAACAGGGGCAAATGTAATATTTGTCCCTTATATAACTTGGATATTGACAAAACAAAAACCTAAATTGATATATTATATTTCTTCAGTAATATGTTTTATAGGAATAGGTATCTTATCTTTTGAAAAGAATCTTACAATTAATTTTGGTGATTTTTTAACATTTTTATGTGCTATATGTTTTGCTCTTCAAATATCAACAATTGGAAGTAAAATAAAGGGTAAAAATCCATTTTCAATAAACACTTTTCAAATGCTTTCTGCAGGAATAGTCTCAATTTTTGCGAATATATTTTTCGAGAACGCTACCATACTATCAAGAAGCTATGATTTAAAACAAGTTATAGCATTAGGATATATAATCACATTTAATACATTTATTTGTTATTCAATTCAAACATTTGCTCAAAAAGATATTGAACCATCAAAAGTATCTTTAATACTTACAACAGAAATAATATTTGGAGCTATTTTTTCAGTTCTTATACTAGGAGACAAGCTAAATTTACAACTTATATTAGGAGGAGTTCTAATTTTCTTATCAATAATTTTAACGGAATTAAAAAAAAGTTAA
- a CDS encoding 4Fe-4S dicluster domain-containing protein, with translation MSHIVGKSAYKSLEERLNRFPQGAPPSKVLYQILEILFSEKEASLVAQLPIKPFTLKKAASIWRMSEKEAKNILDGLASRAIILDIVQKGVQTYILPPPMAGFIEFSMMRTRGDIDQHLLGELLYQYMNVEEDFIKMLFFSSETKLGRVFVNEEALKKTEDSKELENLVQILDYERASHIIESSEHMGISMCYCRHKMQHVGKACDAPLDICMTFGNVANSLINNGYARRVDKIEGIDLLQQAYESNLVQCGENVREGVTFICNCCGCCCEALVAAKKFGVLHPVETTNFLPKISYDTCINCGRCLKACPVNAIKKENGIIVIQEELCLGCGVCGRNCPKSCILLMPRENKIITPVNSVHRSVLMAIEKGMLQELIFDNKALYSHRAMAAILGVILKLSPVQKLMASKQMKSIYLEKLLKNY, from the coding sequence ATGAGCCACATAGTAGGTAAATCAGCATATAAAAGTTTAGAGGAAAGACTCAATAGATTCCCACAAGGAGCACCCCCATCAAAAGTTTTATACCAAATTTTAGAAATTCTTTTTTCAGAAAAAGAAGCATCTTTAGTAGCTCAACTTCCGATAAAACCATTTACTTTAAAAAAAGCAGCCTCTATATGGAGAATGTCGGAAAAAGAGGCTAAAAATATTTTAGATGGATTAGCCTCTAGAGCCATAATTTTGGATATTGTTCAAAAGGGAGTTCAAACTTATATATTACCACCACCAATGGCTGGGTTTATAGAATTTTCAATGATGAGAACAAGAGGAGATATAGATCAGCACCTATTAGGAGAATTGCTTTATCAATATATGAATGTTGAAGAAGATTTTATAAAAATGCTTTTCTTTAGTAGTGAAACAAAATTAGGAAGAGTTTTTGTAAATGAAGAGGCATTAAAGAAAACTGAAGACTCAAAGGAGTTAGAAAATTTAGTTCAAATTTTAGATTATGAACGAGCTTCACATATAATTGAAAGTTCTGAACATATGGGAATAAGTATGTGTTATTGTAGACATAAGATGCAACATGTAGGGAAAGCTTGTGACGCTCCGTTAGATATTTGTATGACGTTTGGAAACGTTGCCAATTCTTTGATAAATAATGGATATGCAAGAAGAGTGGATAAAATTGAAGGGATCGATTTACTTCAGCAAGCATATGAGAGTAATTTGGTACAATGTGGAGAAAATGTTAGAGAAGGAGTTACTTTTATATGTAATTGTTGTGGTTGTTGCTGCGAAGCGCTAGTAGCTGCTAAAAAATTTGGGGTACTTCATCCAGTAGAAACAACAAATTTTCTACCTAAAATAAGCTATGATACCTGTATAAATTGTGGTAGGTGTTTGAAGGCCTGTCCAGTTAATGCAATAAAGAAGGAGAATGGAATTATAGTTATTCAAGAAGAGCTATGCTTAGGATGTGGAGTTTGTGGAAGAAACTGCCCTAAGAGTTGTATACTATTGATGCCTAGAGAAAATAAAATTATTACTCCAGTAAATTCTGTCCATAGATCAGTGCTCATGGCAATAGAAAAAGGAATGCTACAGGAGTTAATTTTTGATAATAAGGCTCTTTATAGTCATAGAGCGATGGCTGCAATATTAGGTGTTATTTTAAAGCTATCACCAGTTCAAAAGTTAATGGCAAGTAAACAGATGAAATCAATTTATTTAGAGAAATTATTGAAGAATTATTAA
- a CDS encoding FAD-binding protein, which produces MKSRKIKLSIAIISLIMLACGSQEKSIIGKGNGFSGEIKVNVVTENNKIKNLELVEDNETSHIISRAFPILKERILEAQSPIVDSVSGATYTSLGIKRAVASALKEGGKDFGRITIRTKGVEKPVAHLEPVNTDLVIVGGGPAGLAAAISAKEAGLEKIILIEKLDILSGNGKYDMNFYDLINSEAEKKAGVEDSVEKLIADNTNPMDTAERTRAQAEGASTLDSWLRSMGIKLNHYYGKRGHMAEKDAYAGEEVQDGMEAKVKSLGIDVRTGTKGTDFIVQDGKIIGVKVQNGNDFYDINAKAIIVATGGFSANKELLAKYSPGTENFQTSNQLGATGDFIPVFEKNNIKLENLEELNLFPFIIRSTRDLTGGGDGFMLVNSNAKRFMSENISKNKRFEAANTILAQPEGKAFYVYDQNLYNSSYRLQKHVAKGYHIKADTLEELATKLQISSNNLIETRDNFNRAIRGEVKDEFRDKPFKREFKMEGPYYGVQVESAVHMTRGGVSANEKTEVVDVEGDIVPGLYAAGEVTNSSAAYSASVIFGRIAGENAVKYINNK; this is translated from the coding sequence ATGAAAAGTAGAAAAATTAAATTATCCATAGCTATAATAAGTTTGATAATGCTAGCTTGTGGATCGCAAGAAAAATCAATAATAGGAAAGGGAAACGGGTTTTCTGGAGAAATAAAAGTAAATGTAGTGACAGAGAATAACAAAATAAAGAACTTAGAACTTGTTGAAGATAATGAAACTTCTCACATAATTTCAAGAGCATTCCCAATTTTAAAGGAAAGAATATTAGAAGCACAATCACCAATTGTAGATAGTGTTTCTGGAGCAACATATACTTCTTTAGGAATAAAAAGAGCTGTAGCATCAGCTTTAAAAGAAGGTGGAAAAGATTTTGGTAGAATTACAATAAGAACTAAAGGTGTAGAAAAACCAGTTGCTCATTTAGAGCCTGTAAATACAGATTTAGTTATTGTTGGAGGAGGTCCAGCTGGATTAGCTGCAGCAATTAGTGCTAAGGAAGCTGGATTAGAGAAGATAATTCTTATTGAAAAATTAGATATATTAAGTGGAAATGGAAAATACGATATGAATTTCTATGACCTTATAAATTCAGAGGCAGAAAAAAAAGCAGGAGTAGAAGATTCTGTAGAAAAATTAATAGCAGATAATACCAATCCTATGGATACAGCAGAAAGAACAAGAGCCCAAGCTGAAGGAGCTTCAACTCTAGATTCTTGGTTAAGAAGTATGGGAATAAAGCTAAATCATTACTACGGTAAAAGAGGGCATATGGCTGAAAAAGATGCTTATGCAGGAGAAGAAGTTCAAGATGGAATGGAAGCTAAAGTAAAAAGTTTAGGAATAGACGTTAGAACAGGAACAAAAGGAACAGATTTTATAGTTCAAGATGGAAAAATTATAGGTGTGAAAGTACAAAATGGAAATGATTTTTATGATATAAATGCTAAGGCAATAATAGTTGCAACAGGAGGATTTTCTGCAAATAAAGAGTTACTTGCTAAGTACTCACCTGGAACAGAGAACTTCCAAACATCTAATCAATTAGGTGCAACAGGAGACTTTATACCAGTATTTGAAAAAAATAATATAAAATTAGAAAATCTAGAAGAATTAAATTTATTCCCATTCATAATTAGATCTACAAGAGATTTAACGGGTGGTGGAGATGGATTTATGTTAGTTAACTCAAATGCTAAGAGATTTATGAGTGAAAACATATCTAAAAATAAAAGATTTGAGGCTGCAAATACAATTTTAGCTCAACCAGAAGGAAAAGCTTTCTATGTATATGATCAGAACTTATATAATTCTAGTTATCGTTTACAAAAGCATGTGGCAAAAGGATACCATATAAAGGCAGATACACTAGAAGAATTAGCAACAAAATTACAAATTTCGTCAAATAATTTAATTGAAACTAGAGATAATTTTAACAGAGCTATCCGTGGAGAAGTAAAAGATGAATTTAGAGATAAACCATTTAAAAGAGAGTTTAAAATGGAAGGACCTTATTATGGAGTTCAAGTAGAATCGGCGGTTCATATGACTAGAGGTGGAGTTTCTGCCAATGAAAAAACAGAAGTTGTAGATGTTGAGGGGGATATTGTTCCTGGACTATACGCTGCTGGAGAAGTAACAAATAGTAGTGCAGCTTACAGTGCATCGGTAATATTCGGTCGTATAGCTGGTGAAAATGCAGTAAAATATATAAATAATAAATAA